The Theropithecus gelada isolate Dixy chromosome X, Tgel_1.0, whole genome shotgun sequence genome includes a window with the following:
- the LOC112615987 gene encoding LOW QUALITY PROTEIN: testis-specific basic protein Y 1-like (The sequence of the model RefSeq protein was modified relative to this genomic sequence to represent the inferred CDS: deleted 1 base in 1 codon): MSPKPRASGSPAMTKESRKRKSSSQQSPSSPKKKATRAPKKGKAARGGRGGKKRAASKMAAAAAAAPEAGSGPAAPGPSDQPSQELPQHELPPEEPVSEGTQDDPLSQESQLEEPLSRGRPATPPSP, encoded by the exons ATGAGTCCGAAGCCGAGAGCCTCGGGATCCCCGGCCATGACCAAGGAGAGCCGAAAGAGGAAGTCCTCTTCTCAGCAGAGCCCCAGTAGCCCGAAGAAGAAG GCTACCAGGGCGCCCAAGAAGGGAAAAGCAGCTCGTGGAGGGAGAGGCGGGAAGAAACGGGCCGCGAGCAagatggcggcggcggcggcggcggcccctGAGGCGGGGAGCGGGCCAGCGGCCCCCGGCCCCAGTGACCAGCCCAGCCAGGAGCTCCCTCAGCACGAGCTGCCCCCCGAGGAGCCAGTGAGCGAGGGGACCCAGGACGACCCCCTGAGCCAGGAGAGCCAGCTGGAGGAGCCACTGAGT AGGGGGCGGCCAGCGACTCCCCCATCTCCCTGA